One part of the Mariniblastus fucicola genome encodes these proteins:
- the ilvC gene encoding ketol-acid reductoisomerase: protein MPTMYFEKDVNSQALDGKCVAVIGYGSQGRGQSLNLRDSGINVILGLREGGKSWDAAKQDGWEPKTIEDAAKEADIICMLTPDLSQPGTYKESIEPNLKDGATILFSHGFNIRYESIVVPEQYNVIMVAPKGPGGLVRTQYEEGAGVPALIAIHQDATGTAKELGLAYAWGVGAARAGVIETTFAEETETDLFGEQAVLCGGLSELIVAGWETLVEAGYQPEVAYFECLHEVKLIVDLIFEGGIERMLEFVSDTAAWGDFVAGKRVIGAESRAAMKELLAEIQDGRFAKRWMEEEANGYPEFKKQYEADCSHKIEVCGKELRKHFSWLEQEEEVAS from the coding sequence ATGCCAACCATGTATTTCGAAAAAGACGTTAATTCCCAGGCCCTCGACGGCAAATGTGTCGCCGTGATCGGCTACGGCAGCCAGGGACGCGGCCAGTCGCTCAACCTTCGCGACAGTGGAATTAATGTGATTCTCGGGCTACGTGAAGGCGGCAAAAGTTGGGACGCCGCAAAACAGGATGGCTGGGAACCAAAAACAATCGAAGACGCTGCCAAGGAAGCTGACATCATCTGCATGTTGACGCCGGACCTTTCGCAGCCGGGCACCTACAAGGAATCAATCGAGCCGAACCTGAAAGACGGCGCGACGATCCTGTTTTCGCACGGCTTTAACATTCGCTACGAAAGCATCGTCGTTCCTGAACAGTACAACGTCATCATGGTGGCTCCAAAGGGCCCTGGTGGTTTGGTGCGAACTCAGTACGAAGAAGGCGCTGGAGTTCCTGCCTTGATCGCGATCCATCAGGACGCGACGGGCACAGCAAAAGAGCTTGGTCTGGCCTACGCCTGGGGCGTTGGAGCAGCTCGAGCCGGAGTCATCGAAACGACTTTCGCAGAAGAAACAGAAACGGATCTCTTCGGTGAGCAAGCGGTTCTTTGCGGCGGACTTAGCGAGCTGATCGTTGCGGGCTGGGAGACGCTGGTCGAAGCAGGCTACCAACCGGAAGTCGCTTACTTTGAGTGTCTGCACGAAGTGAAACTGATCGTCGATTTGATTTTCGAAGGTGGCATCGAGCGAATGCTTGAATTTGTCAGCGACACGGCGGCCTGGGGCGATTTCGTGGCTGGCAAACGAGTGATTGGTGCGGAATCACGTGCGGCGATGAAAGAGCTGCTGGCTGAAATTCAGGACGGTCGATTTGCAAAGCGTTGGATGGAAGAAGAAGCCAACGGCTATCCGGAATTCAAGAAGCAATACGAAGCCGACTGTTCCCACAAGATTGAAGTCTGCGGTAAGGAATTGCGGAAGCATTTCTCATGGCTGGAGCAGGAAGAAGAAGTCGCCAGCTAA
- the xseA gene encoding exodeoxyribonuclease VII large subunit gives MKPVSVSVLTDAIRHTLNQKFGRVFVAAEISGITRPQSGHIYLTLKDEFAQISGVVWRTTAEQLKFDLEDGQKVVCGGYVDLYPQRGTYQLIIQQVQPVGIGELELAFRQLHAKLKNEGLFSPEHKKTLPRYPRRVALVTSPTGAAIRDFLQVLHRRWKNIEVTVLPVKVQGPGSANQIAAAIRSISRMAESPDVVVVTRGGGSKEDLWSFNEESVCRAVFDCPVPVISAVGHEVDVALSDLVADVRALTPSEAAERLVPDQAEFLKQLDNVRTRMTRALRDRLESATTELEQIAARPVFSRPMVLVERNAQLVDELQRRMNLAMKRQTEIASSEVGSLAGRLDSINPLAVLSRGYSLTSKVDGESRTLVGDSGMLTEGDEIETRLAQGTVTSKVVKTNR, from the coding sequence ATGAAACCAGTTTCTGTTTCCGTTCTGACCGACGCCATTCGTCACACGCTCAACCAGAAGTTTGGACGTGTGTTCGTAGCTGCAGAGATTTCCGGAATCACGCGTCCACAATCCGGCCACATCTACCTGACTTTAAAAGACGAGTTTGCCCAGATCAGCGGCGTGGTTTGGCGGACGACCGCGGAGCAGTTGAAGTTTGATCTTGAGGACGGTCAGAAAGTTGTCTGCGGCGGCTACGTTGATCTCTATCCGCAGCGTGGCACGTATCAGCTGATCATTCAGCAAGTGCAACCTGTCGGCATCGGTGAGCTGGAGCTGGCGTTTCGACAGCTGCATGCGAAGCTGAAGAACGAAGGACTGTTCTCTCCCGAGCACAAGAAAACGCTGCCTCGTTATCCGCGCCGCGTCGCGTTGGTCACCAGTCCGACGGGAGCCGCGATTCGCGATTTCCTTCAGGTGCTGCATCGACGTTGGAAGAATATCGAAGTTACCGTGCTGCCGGTGAAAGTTCAGGGCCCCGGTTCGGCGAACCAGATCGCGGCGGCGATTCGCTCAATTTCCAGGATGGCCGAGTCACCGGATGTCGTTGTCGTCACGCGCGGCGGCGGAAGCAAAGAAGACCTCTGGAGCTTCAACGAGGAATCAGTTTGCCGCGCCGTGTTTGATTGCCCGGTTCCGGTGATCAGCGCCGTTGGCCACGAAGTCGATGTCGCCCTCTCGGATCTGGTGGCTGACGTGCGAGCGCTGACGCCTTCGGAAGCCGCCGAACGTCTGGTGCCCGATCAGGCCGAATTCCTGAAACAGCTGGACAACGTACGCACTCGAATGACGCGGGCGCTTCGTGATCGGCTGGAGTCGGCAACGACAGAGCTGGAACAAATCGCCGCCCGTCCCGTATTCTCGCGGCCGATGGTATTGGTCGAGCGAAATGCTCAACTGGTCGATGAACTACAACGCCGCATGAACCTCGCGATGAAACGCCAAACCGAGATCGCGTCGAGCGAAGTTGGCTCTCTGGCAGGACGGCTCGATTCCATCAACCCGCTCGCAGTTCTGTCCCGCGGCTACAGCCTGACGTCGAAAGTCGATGGCGAGAGTCGAACCCTTGTCGGTGATTCCGGCATGCTGACCGAAGGAGACGAAATCGAAACTCGGCTCGCTCAGGGAACCGTAACCAGCAAAGTAGTCAAGACAAACCGGTAG